In a single window of the Litorilituus sediminis genome:
- a CDS encoding type II toxin-antitoxin system RelE/ParE family toxin — translation MIFWEEESLNDREKIFEFLYDVNPKAAEKTDQIIEAKVEHLLEHPLMGVQRDIFPGRLLIIPEISMIISYWLDGSTIRVMRVLHQKQKFPAE, via the coding sequence GTGATTTTTTGGGAAGAAGAGTCGCTTAATGATAGGGAAAAAATATTCGAGTTTCTTTACGATGTTAACCCTAAAGCTGCCGAAAAAACGGATCAAATAATTGAGGCGAAAGTTGAACATTTGCTGGAGCATCCACTAATGGGTGTTCAACGGGATATTTTTCCAGGCCGATTATTAATTATTCCAGAAATTTCAATGATCATTTCTTACTGGCTTGATGGAAGCACTATTCGAGTCATGCGAGTTTTACACCAAAAGCAAAAGTTTCCAGCTGAGTAA
- a CDS encoding damage-inducible protein J: MDTRIQFRVDEETKRLAQLMAQSQGRTLSDACRELTERLAEEQRKSMSHDTWLSEQINAAFSKLDSDKANFIAHDEARSLMEERKQKIRNRSKT; the protein is encoded by the coding sequence ATGGACACTCGTATACAATTTAGAGTTGATGAAGAAACCAAACGATTAGCACAGTTGATGGCTCAAAGCCAAGGGCGAACTTTAAGTGACGCATGCCGAGAACTTACCGAGCGTTTAGCTGAAGAACAACGAAAATCAATGAGTCATGATACATGGCTATCAGAACAAATAAATGCTGCATTTAGTAAGCTTGATAGTGACAAAGCTAATTTTATTGCACATGATGAAGCTAGAAGCTTAATGGAAGAAAGAAAACAAAAAATCCGCAACCGGAGTAAAACGTGA
- a CDS encoding PQQ-dependent sugar dehydrogenase has product MSKLIAFVIAVFAVTSVNASGITSGKVIAEKLNHSLETELVVAYDGIPWGMAWLPSGDMLITMRGGELLLANKGANTVEKITGLPKIARGGQGGLLDIILHPNYSENGWLYFSYSKADGEGNKSTAIMRAKLKMSQKGSQLVDKEDIYVAKAYDDKRVHFGSRLAFDHQGYLYFSIGDRGHRDNNPQDISRDAGKVYRLYDDGRIPTDNPFAGKANSKQAIYSFGHRNPQGMATHPKTGAIWTHEHGPRGGDEVNIIAKGKNYGWPVISYGINYSGTRFTDITEKAGMEQPLWYWNPSIAPSGMTFVTSDKYPNWQGNLLIGSLKFGYLTMLTLQGNKIIGEAIVKDKLTRVRNVKQGPDGYIYAAVDGKGIFKLQAKR; this is encoded by the coding sequence ATGTCTAAATTAATTGCCTTTGTTATTGCTGTATTTGCTGTTACTTCAGTGAATGCCAGCGGTATTACTTCAGGAAAAGTGATAGCAGAAAAGTTAAATCACTCATTAGAAACTGAGTTAGTGGTTGCTTATGATGGTATTCCTTGGGGCATGGCTTGGCTACCGAGCGGCGATATGCTGATTACCATGCGTGGCGGTGAGTTATTGCTAGCGAATAAGGGCGCTAACACGGTTGAGAAAATAACGGGGCTACCTAAAATCGCACGTGGTGGCCAGGGTGGTTTGCTCGATATTATTTTACACCCTAATTACAGCGAAAATGGCTGGCTGTATTTCTCGTACAGTAAAGCTGATGGTGAAGGCAATAAAAGCACAGCGATTATGCGCGCTAAGCTAAAGATGAGTCAAAAGGGAAGCCAGCTTGTCGATAAAGAAGATATCTACGTAGCCAAAGCTTATGATGATAAACGTGTTCACTTTGGCAGTCGTTTAGCGTTTGATCATCAAGGGTATTTGTACTTTTCTATTGGCGATCGTGGTCATCGAGATAATAACCCTCAAGATATTAGTCGTGATGCCGGTAAAGTTTATCGCCTTTATGATGATGGTCGTATTCCTACAGATAACCCTTTTGCTGGTAAAGCAAATAGTAAGCAGGCGATATATTCTTTCGGCCATCGCAACCCACAAGGTATGGCAACGCACCCAAAAACAGGCGCTATTTGGACACATGAACACGGCCCGCGCGGTGGTGATGAAGTGAATATTATTGCCAAAGGCAAAAACTATGGTTGGCCTGTGATAAGTTACGGCATTAATTATTCTGGTACACGTTTTACCGATATTACTGAAAAAGCGGGGATGGAACAACCGCTATGGTATTGGAACCCGTCTATTGCGCCATCAGGCATGACCTTTGTTACCAGTGACAAATATCCGAACTGGCAAGGCAATTTGCTGATTGGTTCTTTAAAGTTTGGTTATTTAACTATGCTAACTTTGCAGGGTAATAAGATTATTGGTGAAGCCATAGTAAAAGATAAGCTCACCCGTGTGAGAAATGTTAAGCAAGGGCCTGATGGCTATATTTATGCTGCTGTTGATGGTAAAGGCATTTTCAAGCTACAAGCTAAGCGTTAA
- a CDS encoding substrate-binding periplasmic protein, which yields MAEKISVAFGNTLAPWVMSESQSGILLDIVKQALEPLGYKVKPYYYPYARRINAFRQKEVDVVCDINLANIKHLSLRGHFSGEIYQYENYFYALSRNKFQFSSMDDLVGSSIVAWQGAMYSLDDKYEKMATANPFYMEIHNQKSQVKLLFNGRVDVIQLDKNIFEYYRLQIAKDGYINVNQGVDKFAFLTPNPGGFMFHSQKVRDDFLTQVNKMIESGQMHRIFQQYGGSYQ from the coding sequence TTGGCAGAAAAAATATCCGTTGCCTTTGGTAATACCTTGGCCCCTTGGGTAATGAGCGAAAGCCAATCAGGTATTTTGCTTGATATTGTCAAACAAGCCTTAGAACCTTTAGGCTACAAAGTAAAACCTTATTATTACCCTTATGCCCGCCGCATCAATGCATTTAGGCAAAAAGAAGTCGATGTGGTATGCGACATTAATTTAGCCAACATAAAACACCTTAGTTTACGCGGTCATTTTTCTGGCGAAATCTATCAATACGAGAATTATTTTTATGCGTTAAGCCGAAATAAGTTTCAATTTTCGAGTATGGATGATCTGGTGGGTAGTAGCATTGTCGCTTGGCAAGGTGCAATGTATTCACTTGATGACAAGTATGAAAAAATGGCTACTGCCAATCCATTTTATATGGAAATACATAACCAAAAATCACAAGTCAAATTACTCTTTAATGGCAGGGTTGATGTTATTCAACTGGATAAAAATATTTTCGAGTATTACCGATTACAAATTGCGAAAGATGGTTATATCAATGTAAATCAAGGCGTTGATAAATTTGCTTTTTTAACCCCTAACCCAGGTGGCTTTATGTTTCATTCACAAAAAGTGCGAGATGACTTTTTAACACAAGTGAACAAGATGATAGAGTCAGGTCAGATGCATCGTATCTTTCAGCAATATGGCGGCTCCTATCAATAG
- a CDS encoding OsmC domain/YcaO domain-containing protein yields MEIKVNFLENLRLEAKFDDFTVVADQPIRYKGDGSAPSPFDYFLASSALCAAYFIRVYCLSRDIPTDNIRLSQNNIVDPEDRYNQIFQIQVELPESISDKDRQGILRSVERCTVKKVVQTGPEFKIETVESLEDDAQAMLMEQLDSDSSTYILGKDLPLEQTISNMTAMLADLGMKIEVASWRNIVPNVWSLHIRDAASPMCFTNGKGATKESALCSALGEFIERLNCNFFYNDQFFGEEIAHSDFVHYPNEKWFALTDDDSLPAGMLDDYCLSIYDNDGELRGSHLIDTNSGNIERGICTIPYTRHSDGETVFIPSNLIENLFLSNGMSAGNNLAEAKVQCLSEIFERAVKRQIIEQEIVLPDVPQAVLAKYPSIVAGIEGLEAQGFPVVVKDASLGGQFPVMCVTLMNPRTGGVFASFGAHPSFEVALERSLTELLQGRSFEGLNDVPKPTFNSMAVSEPENFVEHFIDSTGVISWRFFSAKHDYDFCEWDFSGSNEEECDGLFAILKDLGKEAYVAEFTELGASVCRILVPDYSEVYPAEDLIWDNTNKALDYREDILTLHSLSDDALADLAERLEESQLDNYIDIRTLIGIEFDENTVWGQLTILELKILIYLALEQLEEAIELVEEFLQYNDNTVERGLFYQALHTVLEIVLDEELELEDYLANLTRMFSQQVMDNVVGSITGDVKFYGLTATNMQLEGLDKHLRLIDSYKKLHQARAAASKK; encoded by the coding sequence ATGGAAATTAAAGTTAATTTTCTTGAAAACTTGCGACTAGAAGCCAAGTTTGATGATTTTACCGTGGTTGCTGATCAACCCATTCGCTACAAAGGTGATGGCTCTGCGCCAAGCCCTTTTGATTACTTTTTAGCGTCATCTGCCCTTTGCGCGGCGTACTTTATTCGTGTTTATTGTTTATCACGCGATATTCCTACCGATAATATTCGCTTATCGCAAAACAATATTGTTGATCCTGAAGATCGCTACAATCAAATCTTCCAAATTCAGGTGGAATTACCTGAGAGTATTTCAGATAAAGATCGCCAAGGTATTTTACGCTCTGTTGAGCGTTGTACGGTGAAAAAAGTGGTACAAACTGGGCCAGAGTTTAAAATTGAAACCGTTGAAAGCCTAGAAGATGATGCGCAAGCTATGCTAATGGAGCAGCTTGATAGCGACTCAAGCACTTATATTTTAGGTAAAGATTTACCGCTTGAACAAACCATCAGCAATATGACCGCTATGTTGGCTGATTTAGGTATGAAAATAGAAGTCGCCTCATGGCGTAATATTGTCCCTAATGTTTGGTCGTTGCATATTCGCGATGCTGCTTCACCTATGTGTTTTACCAATGGTAAAGGCGCAACTAAAGAAAGTGCGTTATGTTCTGCGCTAGGTGAGTTTATTGAGCGCTTAAACTGTAACTTCTTTTACAATGATCAATTCTTTGGTGAAGAGATTGCTCATAGCGACTTTGTTCATTACCCCAATGAAAAGTGGTTCGCTTTAACGGACGACGATAGCTTGCCAGCAGGTATGCTAGATGATTACTGCTTAAGTATTTATGATAATGATGGTGAGCTTAGAGGCTCGCATTTAATTGATACTAACTCAGGTAATATTGAGCGCGGCATTTGTACGATTCCTTATACTCGTCATAGTGATGGTGAGACCGTTTTTATTCCGTCAAACTTAATTGAAAATTTATTCTTAAGTAATGGTATGAGTGCCGGTAATAACTTAGCGGAAGCTAAGGTTCAGTGCCTGTCTGAAATATTTGAGCGAGCGGTAAAAAGACAAATTATTGAACAAGAAATTGTTTTACCAGATGTACCACAAGCGGTACTAGCTAAGTACCCGAGCATTGTTGCTGGTATTGAAGGGCTTGAAGCACAGGGCTTCCCGGTAGTTGTTAAAGATGCCTCACTTGGCGGGCAATTTCCGGTAATGTGTGTGACTTTGATGAACCCAAGAACAGGCGGCGTATTTGCCTCATTTGGTGCTCACCCTAGCTTTGAAGTGGCATTAGAGCGCAGCTTAACGGAGCTTTTACAAGGTAGAAGTTTTGAAGGTTTAAATGATGTACCAAAACCAACTTTTAACAGCATGGCCGTTTCAGAGCCTGAAAATTTTGTTGAGCACTTTATTGATTCTACTGGCGTGATTTCATGGCGTTTCTTTAGTGCTAAGCATGATTATGATTTTTGTGAGTGGGATTTCTCAGGCAGCAATGAAGAAGAGTGCGACGGCTTATTCGCCATCTTAAAAGATTTAGGCAAAGAAGCTTATGTTGCTGAGTTTACTGAGCTTGGCGCGAGCGTTTGTCGTATTTTGGTACCTGATTATTCTGAAGTTTATCCAGCCGAAGATTTAATTTGGGATAACACCAATAAGGCATTAGATTATCGCGAAGATATTTTAACGCTGCATAGCTTGTCTGATGACGCGTTAGCTGATTTAGCGGAGCGTTTAGAAGAGAGCCAACTAGATAATTATATTGATATTCGCACCCTCATTGGTATTGAGTTTGATGAAAACACCGTTTGGGGTCAGCTGACTATTTTAGAGCTTAAAATATTAATTTATTTGGCGCTAGAGCAGCTAGAAGAAGCTATTGAGTTAGTAGAAGAGTTCTTACAGTACAATGATAATACCGTTGAACGTGGCTTGTTCTATCAAGCCTTACATACAGTACTAGAAATTGTATTAGATGAAGAATTGGAACTTGAAGATTACTTAGCTAATTTAACTCGTATGTTTAGCCAGCAGGTAATGGATAATGTGGTAGGCTCAATTACAGGTGATGTGAAATTCTACGGTTTAACAGCAACGAATATGCAGCTAGAGGGCTTAGATAAGCACTTACGTTTAATTGATAGCTATAAGAAATTACATCAAGCGCGCGCCGCAGCAAGCAAAAAGTAA
- a CDS encoding GspH/FimT family protein produces the protein MMIKTIIKSAHLHSKSRKKITGSSQKSKYKASMMAGCLSALVTQSAVAVCEISANDRYEFIQSISLNGSALSNGANIADGDLLELTPGYSGYAYRNDWHVWLDLNNDGDFADANELIFNTSSASNTLVSASINIPNNINANSTSMRVVFHADDINADSCGYDGYGDSKDITVNLGGGSTGGGSSDYELQQVPKGGSNEHISSVLINSDEYSSGNDNGYADFTAKQTFSISDGDNITLTPNSSWDGDWAVWIDSDNNGSFDSDEKIFSASGRRGRAVSGTVDLSQIDDGIARMRVAMNGDGEANATGFTWGEIEDYTAEVHSGGSTGGGNTGGGSSGGEDKLYGSHVQWLHDNVNVKIFKFEFTDVDLTWSDSRIKSEMNEIVTYFDEQSYGSFAVTYEIHEEVIQINSRKSDWDGTTSSQWRAYIEETLIDLGEKDYNDIDDNTIYLALAPEFNYWAEIEDGVYGWRPHGIKAGVNPGTIRVYDTGDVRSQAGGIAHEMGHAMGLHHAQGIDGQETIFGVGHYESERIQYGNPYDLMGNRAWEFGSLNLYYKNFFKTWNIKSYTPEVTQSGTYRIYALEQDALRSDRDIGLRLKSGNGDYTYWLEYRTGDGADLDGIQVNIEGYFPDEDDRSYYYGVSYLLDFTPYTFVDDLNDEHDDFDDFYDGALMMDKSYTDEWGRGFTIKTVNRGGTEGTTGAWIEVQVTMH, from the coding sequence ATGATGATTAAAACGATAATAAAGTCAGCTCATTTGCACAGTAAATCAAGGAAAAAAATTACAGGAAGTAGTCAAAAGAGCAAATATAAAGCAAGTATGATGGCAGGATGTTTATCTGCGCTTGTAACGCAAAGCGCTGTCGCGGTATGTGAAATATCAGCAAATGATCGCTATGAATTTATTCAAAGTATTAGTTTAAATGGTAGCGCGTTATCAAATGGTGCCAATATAGCTGATGGTGATCTCTTAGAGTTAACGCCAGGTTATAGTGGCTATGCTTATCGTAACGATTGGCATGTCTGGCTTGATTTAAATAATGATGGTGACTTTGCTGATGCGAATGAACTTATCTTTAATACCAGTAGCGCTAGTAATACCCTGGTTTCGGCTAGTATAAACATCCCTAATAATATTAATGCTAATAGCACGAGCATGCGGGTTGTATTTCATGCTGATGATATAAACGCTGATTCTTGTGGCTATGACGGTTATGGTGATAGTAAAGATATTACAGTTAACCTTGGTGGTGGTAGCACTGGCGGTGGCAGTTCAGACTATGAATTGCAGCAAGTGCCTAAAGGCGGCAGTAATGAACATATTTCATCGGTGTTAATTAATAGCGATGAATATAGCTCAGGTAATGATAATGGCTATGCAGACTTTACCGCCAAGCAAACATTTTCCATCAGCGATGGCGATAATATTACCTTAACACCAAACTCAAGCTGGGATGGCGATTGGGCCGTTTGGATTGATAGCGATAATAATGGCTCATTTGACAGCGACGAAAAGATCTTTTCAGCCAGCGGTCGACGAGGTCGAGCAGTCAGTGGCACGGTAGATTTATCTCAAATTGATGATGGTATTGCTCGTATGCGAGTGGCTATGAATGGTGATGGTGAGGCAAATGCCACTGGCTTTACTTGGGGTGAAATTGAAGACTACACAGCAGAGGTACACTCTGGTGGTTCAACCGGTGGCGGGAATACTGGCGGAGGCTCAAGTGGAGGAGAAGATAAGCTCTATGGCTCACATGTGCAGTGGCTACATGACAATGTTAACGTGAAAATATTTAAGTTTGAATTTACCGATGTTGACTTAACTTGGTCTGATAGCCGTATCAAATCAGAAATGAATGAAATCGTTACTTACTTTGATGAGCAATCTTATGGAAGTTTTGCTGTCACCTATGAAATTCATGAAGAGGTTATTCAAATTAATTCGCGTAAATCAGATTGGGACGGCACTACATCGTCACAGTGGCGGGCTTACATTGAAGAAACGCTGATTGATTTAGGTGAAAAGGATTATAACGATATTGATGACAACACCATATATTTAGCGCTAGCGCCTGAGTTTAATTACTGGGCAGAGATTGAAGATGGCGTTTATGGTTGGCGACCTCATGGTATAAAAGCTGGTGTCAATCCTGGTACTATTAGAGTTTATGATACTGGTGATGTTCGCTCTCAAGCTGGCGGTATCGCTCATGAAATGGGGCATGCTATGGGGCTTCATCATGCGCAAGGCATAGATGGCCAAGAAACTATTTTTGGTGTAGGTCATTATGAATCAGAAAGGATTCAATACGGTAATCCATATGATTTGATGGGCAACAGAGCTTGGGAGTTCGGTAGCTTAAACCTTTATTACAAAAACTTCTTTAAAACTTGGAATATTAAATCTTATACGCCTGAAGTTACTCAATCAGGTACCTATCGTATTTATGCCCTAGAGCAAGACGCTTTACGTAGTGATCGTGATATTGGCTTACGATTGAAGTCGGGTAATGGTGATTATACCTACTGGCTAGAGTATCGTACGGGCGATGGCGCAGATTTAGATGGAATTCAAGTAAATATTGAAGGCTACTTCCCTGATGAAGATGATCGCAGCTATTACTATGGTGTATCGTATTTGCTTGATTTTACCCCTTACACTTTTGTCGATGATTTAAACGATGAACATGATGATTTTGACGATTTTTATGATGGCGCCTTAATGATGGATAAAAGTTATACCGATGAGTGGGGCAGAGGCTTTACCATTAAAACGGTGAATCGTGGTGGCACAGAAGGTACAACAGGTGCATGGATTGAAGTTCAAGTCACTATGCACTAA
- a CDS encoding immune inhibitor A domain-containing protein, translating to MLLNFADRQASYSRRDFNDFLFADSKGLTAYYDEVSYGKLNIQGGTSGVIDWIQLPENHQFYGRNNSAGYDANIGVMIEDALSVADSNIDFSQYADENND from the coding sequence ATGTTATTAAACTTTGCTGATAGACAAGCAAGTTATTCGCGCCGCGACTTTAATGATTTTTTATTTGCTGATAGCAAGGGATTAACTGCCTACTATGATGAAGTTTCGTACGGTAAGTTAAATATTCAAGGCGGAACATCTGGTGTGATTGATTGGATTCAGCTACCTGAAAATCACCAATTTTACGGACGAAATAACAGTGCCGGCTATGATGCTAATATTGGCGTGATGATTGAAGATGCCTTGAGTGTTGCAGATAGTAACATTGATTTTTCGCAATACGCGGATGAAAACAATGACTGA
- a CDS encoding M6 family metalloprotease domain-containing protein, with amino-acid sequence MIAFIYQGNGEHQAVGSSNDIWAHKYSLYYLEQEGDGNGKYETDDTCPADPRQNMVINDYFVAPELNTAGGRAHVGTFAHEFGHVFGLPDLYDTNGSTDGYTAGAGDWSLMASGSKTGANRDGESPAHISAWGKYMLGWIDPVKVNGTNLSGFELNESVNHAEAILFENPANRDEYFIVENKNQRGFDAYSPGRGLLVWHIDDALAAPGDNFQTQSGVNTVACDLGFQDCSRNHNGVAVVSADYYFDMEDDLNDGDEHDTFGSDGDGGSSEYGSSQDWDTEFAANAEVNSNWWDNSASEFSMTNISAKGDTMTFDLGDGGDGDTGGTPPATGELVLENGSSEIIQAESNDSVLASIQVPEGASNLVISIEHHSGGDADLYVNYASASDSSSADCFLNTSSAVEVCNESEFGATKAGTYYVVVKGYNDRAFENVTLSASYDVEGDDSGNGDGSTGSQTSYDVNVSNGEYQHIPLDIPANTSKLTVDLDKNGGSAMLMIKQGSEASARSYDARDTAGNNITLNNPAAGTWYIAIRGRSSGVSSGQLTVIIE; translated from the coding sequence TTGATTGCCTTTATTTACCAAGGTAATGGTGAACATCAAGCGGTCGGCTCAAGCAATGATATTTGGGCACATAAGTACAGCTTGTATTACCTTGAACAAGAAGGCGATGGTAACGGCAAATATGAAACTGATGATACTTGTCCTGCTGATCCTCGACAAAATATGGTGATTAATGATTATTTTGTTGCGCCGGAATTAAACACTGCTGGTGGTCGTGCTCATGTTGGTACCTTTGCTCATGAATTTGGTCATGTCTTTGGCTTGCCTGATTTATATGACACTAATGGTAGCACTGACGGTTACACAGCTGGGGCAGGGGATTGGAGTTTAATGGCCTCTGGCAGTAAAACAGGTGCGAATCGCGATGGTGAGTCGCCAGCTCATATCTCGGCTTGGGGTAAGTACATGCTTGGCTGGATTGACCCAGTTAAAGTTAATGGCACTAACTTGTCAGGTTTTGAATTAAACGAATCAGTAAATCATGCTGAAGCCATTTTATTTGAAAACCCTGCCAATCGAGATGAATACTTTATTGTAGAAAATAAAAATCAGCGTGGTTTTGATGCCTATTCTCCTGGCAGAGGCTTACTTGTTTGGCATATTGATGATGCCTTGGCTGCTCCTGGAGATAACTTTCAAACCCAAAGTGGTGTTAATACCGTTGCCTGTGATTTGGGCTTTCAAGATTGTTCACGAAACCATAATGGCGTAGCCGTGGTATCTGCTGATTATTATTTTGATATGGAAGATGATCTTAATGATGGTGATGAGCACGATACCTTTGGCAGTGATGGTGATGGCGGCTCAAGTGAATATGGCTCTAGCCAAGATTGGGATACCGAGTTTGCTGCCAATGCTGAAGTAAATAGTAACTGGTGGGATAACTCGGCAAGTGAATTTAGCATGACCAACATTTCTGCCAAGGGCGATACCATGACCTTTGATTTAGGTGACGGCGGCGATGGTGATACTGGTGGAACACCGCCTGCGACAGGTGAGTTAGTGCTTGAAAATGGCAGTAGTGAAATTATTCAAGCAGAGAGTAATGATAGTGTTCTTGCCAGTATTCAAGTACCTGAAGGCGCGAGTAATTTAGTGATTTCCATTGAGCATCATAGTGGCGGAGATGCTGATCTGTACGTGAACTATGCTAGCGCCTCGGATAGCAGTTCGGCAGATTGCTTTTTAAATACCAGTAGTGCCGTCGAAGTGTGCAATGAAAGTGAATTTGGTGCAACTAAGGCTGGTACTTATTATGTCGTCGTTAAAGGCTATAATGACCGAGCATTTGAAAATGTTACTTTGTCCGCTAGTTATGACGTTGAAGGTGATGACTCTGGAAATGGTGATGGCTCAACAGGCTCACAAACCAGCTATGACGTAAACGTATCAAACGGTGAATATCAGCATATTCCTCTTGATATCCCGGCAAATACTAGCAAGTTAACAGTAGATTTGGATAAAAATGGTGGCTCAGCTATGCTGATGATTAAGCAAGGCAGTGAAGCGAGCGCTCGAAGCTATGATGCCCGAGATACAGCGGGCAATAATATCACGTTAAATAACCCAGCTGCAGGAACTTGGTATATTGCCATTCGCGGTAGAAGCAGCGGTGTTAGCAGCGGACAGTTAACGGTTATAATTGAGTAA
- a CDS encoding DsbA family protein — MPSRLYYIHDPMCSWCWGYRPVWDELQMLLPESVQVHYVVGGLAPDNDQPMPLAQQQMIQAHWRTIRDKLGTEFNFDFWLNNTPRRSTYNACRAVIAAKKQGMELPMIDAIQRGYYLQAQNPSDISALCLMAETLTVQHTGFDIDLFKKDISSDEVEGELVAQIALARKLTQQGFPSLVLAHQDRYSNIAVNYLDARQSLQEISALLNL, encoded by the coding sequence ATGCCAAGCAGACTTTATTATATTCATGACCCCATGTGCAGCTGGTGCTGGGGTTATCGCCCGGTATGGGATGAGTTACAAATGCTTTTACCTGAATCTGTGCAGGTACACTATGTTGTCGGTGGCTTGGCTCCTGACAACGACCAGCCTATGCCATTAGCACAGCAGCAAATGATTCAAGCGCATTGGCGTACCATCAGAGACAAGTTAGGCACTGAATTTAACTTTGATTTTTGGCTTAATAACACGCCACGGCGTTCTACTTATAATGCTTGTCGAGCCGTAATAGCCGCCAAAAAGCAAGGGATGGAATTACCAATGATTGATGCCATTCAGCGAGGTTATTATTTACAGGCACAAAACCCATCAGATATTAGTGCACTTTGTCTAATGGCTGAAACTCTAACTGTGCAGCATACTGGGTTTGATATTGACCTGTTTAAAAAGGATATTAGCTCTGATGAGGTAGAGGGCGAGTTAGTTGCGCAAATTGCATTAGCACGAAAGTTAACTCAGCAAGGCTTTCCATCTTTAGTCTTGGCTCATCAAGACCGTTATAGCAATATAGCGGTCAATTACTTAGATGCGAGGCAAAGCTTACAAGAGATAAGTGCTCTGTTAAACCTGTAA
- a CDS encoding GIY-YIG nuclease family protein, with the protein MSISKQTDSCANISVGNVYVMTHSLFSDVVKIGCTPNDPIEHAKKLSAKTPGDYSVAYSLQCDNPCKVKRQIREYLNAQEYVNEFYQVAPEVAAKLLKRETLKIPGLVAC; encoded by the coding sequence ATGAGTATTTCTAAACAAACGGACAGTTGTGCGAACATTTCTGTGGGAAATGTCTATGTGATGACACATTCTCTCTTTTCTGATGTGGTTAAAATTGGCTGCACGCCTAATGATCCAATAGAGCACGCGAAAAAATTATCCGCGAAAACACCTGGTGATTACTCAGTTGCCTACAGTTTACAATGCGACAACCCATGCAAAGTAAAGCGACAAATTCGCGAATATTTAAATGCTCAAGAATACGTCAATGAGTTTTATCAAGTTGCCCCTGAAGTGGCAGCTAAGTTATTAAAGCGTGAAACCTTAAAAATACCTGGCTTAGTCGCCTGTTAA
- a CDS encoding ABC transporter substrate-binding protein: MRILAIALLTLVFSVMPASSADKIVLPLNHWASQQLLTKLVGNKIEQLGFAVDYLPIKADLQIGALRTGVIHIQVSVWQSQKDDDFSQAVKRGLVEDMGAYSAIGREDWWYPEYVQAMCPGLPHWLALKDCAALFGQGGKGVFYTGPWNYRDAELIRALKLNFTITRLASADELWQRLRQAIDNQEAIVLLNWTPSWLDVRLDGRFIEFPAFEHACLDDPTWGVNKTMIHDCGNPKKTLIKKAVWPGLKDKWPCIYQLMQYVDFTHEMIAEASALYGVEKQTEQEAMNSWLDKFAHQSAWLNFTCSS, encoded by the coding sequence GTGCGTATATTAGCGATTGCTTTGTTAACTTTGGTTTTTAGCGTAATGCCTGCTAGTTCGGCAGACAAAATTGTATTGCCGTTAAATCATTGGGCTAGTCAACAACTACTGACTAAACTTGTTGGAAATAAAATAGAGCAATTAGGTTTTGCTGTTGACTATTTGCCAATAAAAGCTGATTTACAAATCGGCGCTTTGAGAACTGGGGTTATTCATATTCAGGTTTCAGTTTGGCAAAGCCAAAAAGATGATGATTTTAGTCAAGCAGTTAAACGCGGTTTAGTTGAAGATATGGGCGCTTATAGCGCAATAGGGCGGGAAGATTGGTGGTATCCAGAATATGTGCAAGCCATGTGTCCTGGTTTACCTCATTGGCTGGCGTTAAAAGATTGCGCTGCGCTATTTGGTCAAGGTGGCAAAGGTGTTTTTTATACGGGGCCATGGAATTACCGCGATGCAGAACTGATTCGGGCGTTAAAACTTAACTTTACTATTACACGTTTAGCAAGTGCTGATGAGTTATGGCAACGTCTAAGGCAAGCGATAGATAATCAAGAGGCCATTGTCTTACTTAACTGGACGCCAAGCTGGCTTGATGTTCGCCTTGATGGCCGCTTTATTGAGTTTCCGGCATTTGAACATGCCTGTCTTGATGATCCTACTTGGGGAGTTAATAAAACCATGATTCATGATTGTGGTAATCCTAAGAAGACCTTGATTAAGAAAGCGGTTTGGCCTGGGTTAAAAGATAAATGGCCGTGTATTTATCAGTTGATGCAATACGTAGATTTTACTCATGAAATGATTGCTGAGGCCTCAGCTTTGTATGGTGTTGAGAAACAGACAGAGCAAGAAGCCATGAATAGCTGGTTAGATAAATTTGCCCATCAAAGTGCTTGGTTGAACTTTACCTGTTCCTCGTAA